The genomic region CGACAAGAGCATCGCCGGCGGGCTTTACAAAGTCGCGGGCATTCCCACCCAGTACGTGATCGACAAAGACGGCAAGATCGCGGCGGCCTATACCGGCTTTACCGAAGGCGCGCATCCATTGGAGGACGCTCTCCACTCGCTGAACGTAGAGATCGCCGCGCCGGCCAAAAGCGCCTCCGCGCGATAAGGGAAGTCGAACGCCAATGAAAGTGACCTACAATCCCGACGAAGACAAGCTTCGTATCTTGTTCTGCAACGCGCCCATTCAAGAAAGCGAGGCGCACCGCGCCGGGCTGATTCTGGATTACGACCAGAATGGACGAATCGTCGGCCTGGAGCTAAGCGGCGCCTCCGCGCATATCTCGCGCCCCCACACCGTCGACTTCGCCGAACGCTCACCGGAAGGGGATCTCACGGCTTCCCGATAGCAATGACAATATCCGATAAGCGGGCGCCCGCTTATCGGAAATATGACAATCTTCCCATAGCGCTCTCATTCGGCGTTTGCCGAATAAGATCCGCCTCTTCGCAAATCCCCGCCGCTCATCCACGCGATATCCCTGTGCATTTTAAGAGTCACGTAAGAGTAATTTGGGAGTTGTTTGAGTATCGCTTTGTATACTGTAACCTCGCGTGCTCCAAAAGACGGAATTATGACCGAAATGGGAAGATCGTTGGGCTTGAGCTGAGCGACGCCTCCAAACGCCTGTCTTGCCCCTAGACCGTGGACTTCGCCGCGCGGACCTTCGCGATGGCGTCCAGCGCCCCACACGCCGAGAAAAGATAGAACGTCATGAAAGCCATCGGATTGATCGGCGGAATGAGCTGGGAAAGCACCGCCGTCTACTATCAGCAGATCAACCAGGCGGTGCGCGAGCAGATGGGCGGGCTCCACTCCGCCGAGATCGTGATGCACTCCTGCGATTTCGCCGAGATCGTCGCGCTCCAGCAGCAAGGCCACTGGGACGCCATGGCCGGCAAGCTGGCGGCGGCGGCGCAGGCTCTGGAGCGCGCCGGCGCGGGGTGCGTCGCCATCTGCACGAACACGATGCACAAGGTCGCCCCGGAAGTCCAGGCGGCGGTCAATATTCCATTGATCGATATCCGGGACGTCACCGGCGAAGCGATCGAGACCGACGGTCTGCATACGGTCGGCCTGCTCGGAACCCGCTATACGATGGAGCAAGAATTCTTTCGGGCCCATCTGGCCCGCGAGTGGGGCTTGAAGGTGCTGACGCCGCCCGAATCGATGCATGGCGTG from Capsulimonas corticalis harbors:
- a CDS encoding DUF2283 domain-containing protein, whose translation is MKVTYNPDEDKLRILFCNAPIQESEAHRAGLILDYDQNGRIVGLELSGASAHISRPHTVDFAERSPEGDLTASR
- a CDS encoding aspartate/glutamate racemase family protein produces the protein MKAIGLIGGMSWESTAVYYQQINQAVREQMGGLHSAEIVMHSCDFAEIVALQQQGHWDAMAGKLAAAAQALERAGAGCVAICTNTMHKVAPEVQAAVNIPLIDIRDVTGEAIETDGLHTVGLLGTRYTMEQEFFRAHLAREWGLKVLTPPESMHGVVHEIIFGELCQGIVNPPNRIRMTEIISEMAGRGAQGIILGCTELMLLLGQDDSPLPLYDTTTLHARALVSHAMGGEAPGARVLPATHPMLAAV